Proteins encoded together in one Styela clava chromosome 12, kaStyClav1.hap1.2, whole genome shotgun sequence window:
- the LOC144430404 gene encoding uncharacterized protein LOC144430404 yields the protein MWYLHMIDHFTRYSRAAIVRNKLSSTIVKKFMQNWISIFGSPARILSDNGGEFDSEVFKDMCENFNITFTTTAAYLPWSNGLCERHNGTLTETLMKIKAAEKCDMETALAWAVSAKNSLVNNNGFSPNQLVFGRNPTLPSVTHDDPPALEGESISLTVANNIFAMQAARKAVIESESSEKIRRALRTQTRQTRDEFFTGEEDFPQTKEVCIPTDSNDGIDASSNGNDHIEDEEQSVPEISNESNDSENMDNDQSAIGNPVQAATGGRRNLNLTKRKIVSFTLAGEDYEAKILSRAGKSTGKYGKSYNVEYCNPESFRGKSGYVDFDKVENLNEKEMDENTHGDVLVLENVDFLEAKKSELKSWRQNKVYNEVENVGQPTISVRWVCSMKDTEDGIIPKARLVARGFEEQTDDIAKESPTCSKDSLRVLVAIVAQKKWKLHTIDIKTAFLQGNCVDREIFLKPPKEAGTTKLWKLNKCVYGLSDASLKWYNRLKKFLVDQGAKVSASDSAVFYVYCNGELQGIAGIHVDGILWSGTEYFENSLISKLRSTFLISSEKNEAFKYLGLDIQQSADELLINQELYVKKT from the exons ATGTGGTATTTGCATATGATTGATCACTTCACTCGATACAGTAGAGCTGCCATTGTGAGAAATAAACTTTCATCAACAATTGTAAAGAAATTCATGCAAAATTGGATCAGCATTTTTGGAAGTCCGGCTCGTATTCTGAGTGACAACGGCGGAGAATTTGATTCTGAAGTGTTCAAAGATATGtgtgaaaattttaatataacattCACGACGACAGCTGCATACTTACCGTGGTCTAATGGACTCTGCGAGCGACACAATGGGACATTGACAGAAACATTGATGAAGATTAAGGCAGCTGAGAAATGTGATATGGAAACTGCACTTGCTTGGGCTGTTAGCGCAAAAAACTCACTTGTGAATAACAATGGCTTCAGCCCTAACCAGCTCGTGTTTGGAAGGAATCCGACTTTGCCATCAGTTACTCATGATGACCCACCTGCCTTGGAAGGTGAATCTATAAGTCTCACTGTAGCCAATAATATATTTGCAATGCAAGCTGCCAGAAAAGCAGTTATTGAATCAGAATCTTCCGAAAAAATAAGAAGAGCATTACGAACACAAACCCGACAGACTCGGGATGAATTCTTCACGGGAGAAGAG GATTTTCCTCAGACAAAGGAGGTTTGCATTCCAACAGATTCTAATGATGGAATTGACGCTTCGTCTAATGGTAATGATCATATAGAAGATGAGGAACAGTCTGTTCcagaaatttcaaatgaaagcAATGATTCTGAAAATATGGATAATGACCAAAGTGCAATTGGCAATCCAGTTCAAGCAGCAACTGGTGGCAGACGTAATCTCAACTTGACTAAACGCAAAATTGTCTCTTTTACATTAGCTGGTGAAGACTATGAAGCCAAAATCCTTAGTCGTGCAGGTAAATCAACCGGGAAATATGGGAAAAGCTACAATGTTGAATATTGTAATCCAGAAAGTTTTAGAGGAAAATCTGGGTACGTAGATTTTGATAAAGTGGAAAATCTGAACGAGAAGGAAATGGATGAAAACACTCATGGAGATGTGTTGGTCTTGGAAAATGTTGACTTTCTAGAAGCAAAGAAGTCAGAGTTGAAAAGCTGGAGACAAAATAAGGTCTACAATGAAGTCGAAAATGTTGGTCAACCAACAATTTCCGTACGATGGGTGTGTTCAATGAAAGATACTGAAGATGGAATCATTCCCAAAGCCAGACTTGTCGCAAGAGGCTTTGAAGAACAAACTGACGATATTGCTAAAGAATCGCCCACCTGTTCAAAAGATTCACTCAGGGTTCTTGTTGCCATTGTCGCACAAAAGAAATGGAAGCTTCATACGATTGACATTAAAACAGCTTTCTTACAGGGAAATTGTGTGGAtagagaaatatttttaaagccTCCCAAAGAGGCTGGAACTACCAAGCTATGGAAACTAAACAAATGTGTTTATGGATTGAGTGATGCATCACTCAAATGGTACAATCGACTAAAGAAGTTTCTCGTTGACCAAGGAGCAAAAGTATCAGCATCTGATTCAGCAGTATTCTATGTATACTGCAATGGGGAATTACAAGGAATAGCTGGGATTCATGTTGATGGTATTCTGTGGTCTGGCACAGAGTATTTTGAGAACAGTTTGATTTCGAAACTGAGGTCAACATTTCTAATTAGCTCGGAGAAAAACGaggcattcaaatatttgggacTAGACATACAACAATCAGCCGATGAATTATTGATCAATCAAGaattgtatgtaaaaaaaacttga